Proteins co-encoded in one Helicoverpa zea isolate HzStark_Cry1AcR chromosome 30, ilHelZeax1.1, whole genome shotgun sequence genomic window:
- the LOC124644504 gene encoding uncharacterized protein LOC124644504, with the protein MENIVKRERSTNFNKSEIRLLTELVAKHRTIIENKQTDAVTNKEKEAAWIKISSLFNAATGFTARSTKSLKLKYEGIKKETKKTLAKHRQELYKTGGGPSSAPEVTDIQERVIAICSNINGLDARNDSDKIPEPLELEETAKVDPLSLPLQSLENNLVIVPCDDDIPCTLDQEEFCPQQDLKEKVNSEIGNDKAFDDFQSIEIQDMEVDQTEKENKWSSWKPKALKTKISPYLKSNQKITKVGVTAKLDHLTESRLELVKLQKEIAIKEHEFVKQAHLLKMQNLHNDERRKQEMHEVLLSKLRTGVNYGTSPLEIINKDL; encoded by the exons ATGGAAAATATCGTAAAACGTGAACGTTCCACGAATTTTAACAAAAGCGAAATAAGATTATTGACTGAATTGGTGGCAAAACACCGTactataattgaaaataagCAGACAGACGCCGTAACCAATAAAGAAAAGGAAGCAGCGTGGATAAAAATCAGTTCATTATTTAATGCGGCTACGGGATTTACAGCGAGGAGTACCAAGAGCCTGAAGCTTAAATATGAAGGCATAAAAAAggaaaccaaaaaaacattGGCCAAACATCGGCAAGAGCTGTACAAAACTGGTGGCGGGCCCTCTTCAGCCCCAGAGGTTACAGATATACAGGAGAGGGTTATCGCGATATGTTCGAATATCAATGGGCTGGATGCTCGAAATGACAGCGACAAAATTCCAG aacctTTAGAACTGGAAGAGACTGCTAAAGTTGACCCGCTATCGTTGCCACTGCAatcattagaaaataatttagtaattgtACCATGTGATGACGATATTCCGTGTACTTTAG atcaAGAAGAGTTTTGCCCGCAACAGGATTTAAAGGAGAAAGTTAACAGTGAAATTGGaaatg acaaGGCCTTTGATGACTTTCAATCTATAGAGATACAGGATATGGAAGTGGATCAAACTGAAAAAG aGAATAAGTGGTCTTCATGGAAGCCAAAGGCTTTAAAAACTAAGATTAGTCCATACTTGAAAAGTAATCAAAAAATTACTAAAGTTGGAGTGACTGCAAAACTGGACCATTTAACTGAATCTCGCTTAGAGCTAGTGAAGCTCCAGAAGGAAATTGCCATAAAAGAGCATGAGTTTGTCAAACAGGCACACTTATTAAAAATGCAGAACCTGCATAATGATGAAAGAAGGAAGCAGGAAATGCATGAAGTACTATTAAGTAAGCTCCGTACTGGTGTAAATTATGGAACAAGtcctttagaaataataaataaagatttataa
- the LOC124644503 gene encoding putative nuclease HARBI1 has translation MDIFDSIDDETIEEDDIVLNYLESERRERVIRERPDNMSLWDDKKFHRRFRLEKSTVQFLLTLIESKIANVTNRNNSVPALQQLLLTLRFYACGSFYITIGDFAGIHNSTASKIIRKVTEAIASLRQEFVTLPANREEILLVQEGFFNIARFPRVIAALDCTHIKIISPGGNTAEDYRNRKGFFSLNVQAMCTSDLKFEDIVTRWPGSTHDSLIFSNSAAKFQFDTNRFQNGLVLGDSGYFLNHYLLTPLSDPRTEAERLYNESHIRTRNVIERCFGVWKRRFPVLSIGMRCRIPLAQDIIVATAILHNLARIRNESEPPVDPEVHIPQQPQFETLIADQPGHQHNSTRDSMLEYFESLIN, from the exons atggataTTTTTGATTCTATCGACGACGAAACAATCGAGGAAGATGATATAGTGCTAAATTATTTAGAGTCAGAGAGAAGAGAAAGAGTTATTAGAGAGAGACCTGATAATATGTCTCTATGGGATGATAAGAAATTTCATAGGAGATTTCGTCTCGAAAAAAGTACTGTGCAATTTTTATTAACCCTCATTGAAAGTAAAATCGCCAACGTAACAAACAG aaacaaTTCTGTTCCAGCTTTACAACAATTACTTCTGACTTTGCGGTTCTATGCGTGTGGTAGTTTCTACATTACGATAGGTGATTTTGCTGGAATACACAACTCAACTGCGagcaaaattataagaaaagttACTGAAGCAATTGCCTCTCTTCGCCAGGAATTTGTTACATTGCCAGCTAACAGAgaagaaatattattagtacaggaaggattttttaatattgcccGATTTCCGAGGGTTATAGCGGCATTGGATTGTACTCACATCAAGATAATTTCACCAGGTGGCAATACTGCAGAAGACTACAGAAATCGAAAAGGTTTCTTCTCATTGAATGTGCAAGCTATGTGTACTAGCGACTTAAAATTTGAAGATATAGTAACACGATGGCCAGGTTCAACACATGACAGTTTGATATTCTCAAACTCTGCAGCAAAGTTTCAGTTTGATACTAATAGATTTCAGAATGGACTGGTCCTAGGTGACAGTGGTTATTTCttaaatcattatttactaACTCCGTTAAGTGATCCTCGAACAGAAGCCGAAAGACTATATAATGAGTCTCATATTCGTACTCGAAATGTAATTGAGAGATGTTTCGGGGTTTGGAAAAGGAGATTTCCTGTGTTAAGTATAGGAATGCGGTGCCGAATCCCTCTCGCTCAAGACATTATTGTAGCAACAGCAATTTTACATAATCTTGCAAGAATTAGAAATGAAAGCGAACCACCTGTGGATCCTGAAGTCCACATACCACAACAACCACAATTTGAAACTCTCATTGCTGACCAGCCAGGACACCAACACAATAGTACAAGGGactctatgttagaatattttgaaagtctaATCAACTAG